The Streptomyces luteogriseus genome includes a window with the following:
- a CDS encoding TadE family type IV pilus minor pilin codes for MRGCERGADRGFVTAESAVVLPVLVMFAMALVWGLLVVAAQIQCVDAARTGARAAARQDPPGAVVKLTREAAPPGAKVMVSRGTEQVRVTVVAEPPVLRGLSFAAVREEAVASVEEAVGT; via the coding sequence ATGCGCGGATGTGAGCGGGGCGCGGACCGGGGGTTCGTCACGGCGGAGTCGGCCGTGGTGCTGCCCGTGCTGGTGATGTTCGCGATGGCGTTGGTGTGGGGGCTGCTGGTCGTGGCCGCGCAGATCCAGTGTGTGGACGCGGCGCGGACGGGTGCGCGTGCGGCGGCCCGCCAGGACCCACCTGGTGCGGTCGTGAAACTGACCCGCGAGGCGGCGCCGCCCGGCGCGAAAGTGATGGTCAGCCGGGGCACGGAACAGGTCCGGGTGACCGTCGTGGCCGAACCGCCGGTGCTGCGCGGTCTGTCCTTCGCCGCCGTGCGCGAGGAGGCCGTGGCGTCGGTGGAGGAGGCGGTGGGCACGTGA
- a CDS encoding DUF4244 domain-containing protein gives MYQAVRARMRALVCGMRAARRDAGMVTSEYAMGIVAAVAFAVVLYKVVTSGPVSAELQNIVKDALNARM, from the coding sequence GGCGGTACGGGCACGGATGCGTGCCCTGGTGTGCGGGATGCGGGCGGCACGGAGGGACGCGGGAATGGTCACCTCCGAGTACGCGATGGGAATCGTCGCGGCGGTGGCGTTCGCGGTGGTGCTGTACAAGGTCGTCACGAGCGGCCCGGTCAGTGCGGAACTCCAGAACATCGTGAAGGACGCCCTCAATGCGCGGATGTGA